One genomic window of Limanda limanda chromosome 16, fLimLim1.1, whole genome shotgun sequence includes the following:
- the ecrg4a gene encoding augurin-A: MASQQLYLRLTGLAVVVTLLALRDVTGESSLFKVLRKRDVAGAGTTLSKASVAVPPSKAQEFLAKLSRSKRNIWDRSRPDVQQWIMQFMYMGYDEQRLEADLSYWMDQARSRDQGRQHQYDENAPIGPRDQSSYRHGANVNYDYY; the protein is encoded by the exons ATGGCATCCCAGCAGCTCTATCTGAGGTTAACAGGGCTGGCTGTGGTGGTGACGCTTTTGGCCCTGAGAG ATGTAACCGGTGAGAGCAGCTTGTTCAAGGTCTTGAGGAAAAGAGACG TGGCAGGAGCTGGTACTACCCTGTCAAAGGCCTCGGTTGCCGTCCCTCCCTCCAAGGCTCAGGAGTTCCTGGCCAAGCTGAGCAGAAGCAAGAGGAACATCTGGGATCGCAGCAGACCCGACGTGCAGCAGTGGATCATGCAGTTTATGTACATGGGTTATGATGAGCAG AGGCTGGAGGCTGACCTGTCGTACTGGATGGACCAGGCACGCTCCAGAGATCAAGGGCGTCAGCATCAATACGATGAAAACGCCCCCATTGGCCCCCGTGACCAGAGCTCTTACAGACACGGAGCCAATGTCAACTACGACTACTATTAA